Proteins encoded in a region of the Mycolicibacterium chitae genome:
- a CDS encoding PDR/VanB family oxidoreductase — protein MTGVDCLPQPSTVRLVMREYEADVTVAEKTTVADGVASLLLREVGGHPLPEWEPGAHIDLVMPSGLVRQYSLCGDPADRGSWRIAVLREPEGQSRGGSIYVHDSIEPGTTLRIRGPRNHFRLAPAANYVFVAGGIGITPILAMVAEAEAAGASWRIVYGGRSIHSMAFLDELSTHGDRVDIWPQDQRGLIDLDATVGSAQPDTLVYCCGPTGLLKAVEQHCASWPLDALRVERFTSSIGEVEHLENRPIEVELAQQGMTVTVPADRSVLEALEEQGLPVMSSCRSGMCGTCETPVLSGIPEHRDDVLTHEERESNEYMMICVSRCRGDKLVLDI, from the coding sequence ATGACCGGGGTCGATTGTCTGCCTCAGCCGAGCACCGTTCGGCTAGTGATGCGCGAGTACGAGGCCGACGTGACGGTGGCCGAGAAGACCACCGTCGCCGACGGTGTCGCCTCCTTGCTGCTGCGCGAGGTCGGCGGCCACCCGCTGCCCGAATGGGAGCCCGGCGCGCACATCGACCTGGTCATGCCCTCGGGCCTGGTGCGCCAGTACTCGTTGTGTGGGGATCCCGCGGATCGCGGGTCCTGGCGCATCGCGGTGCTCCGCGAACCCGAGGGACAGTCGCGCGGCGGTTCGATCTATGTGCACGACTCGATCGAGCCGGGGACGACGCTGCGTATCCGCGGCCCGCGCAACCACTTTCGGCTGGCGCCCGCCGCCAACTATGTGTTTGTCGCCGGCGGCATCGGCATCACCCCGATCCTCGCGATGGTGGCAGAAGCCGAAGCTGCCGGGGCAAGCTGGCGGATTGTCTACGGCGGCCGCAGCATCCACTCGATGGCTTTTCTCGACGAGCTGTCCACCCACGGCGACCGGGTCGACATCTGGCCGCAGGATCAGCGCGGCCTCATCGATCTCGACGCCACCGTCGGATCGGCGCAGCCCGACACCCTCGTGTATTGCTGCGGACCGACCGGCCTGCTGAAGGCCGTCGAGCAGCATTGCGCCAGTTGGCCGCTCGATGCCCTGCGGGTGGAACGGTTCACCAGCAGTATCGGTGAGGTCGAACACCTGGAGAACCGGCCCATCGAGGTCGAGCTGGCGCAGCAGGGCATGACGGTGACGGTGCCTGCCGACCGATCGGTACTCGAGGCCCTCGAGGAGCAGGGCCTCCCCGTGATGTCCTCGTGCCGGTCGGGTATGTGCGGCACCTGCGAGACCCCGGTCCTCAGCGGCATTCCCGAGCACCGCGACGACGTCCTCACCCATGAGGAACGGGAATCCAACGAATACATGATGATCTGCGTGTCCCGCTGCCGCGGCGACAAGCTCGTCCTCGACATCTGA
- a CDS encoding cytochrome P450 → MAITEQTTTAQPGGSDAGTAQPPAFPFKRTCPFAPAAEYAEVDGVTEVLFKNVPAWLVTDHQNVKAVLADRAASVQNIPDPSRGDSGDQAMPGFFLAMDPPEQTRLRKMLAREFTPRRMEAMRPTVERIANNLIDAMLEKPGTGDIVEDIALPLPSLVICELLGVPYDKHDWFQVETRKVLDSDAAPEEVNGAIMAVMQYLGELTASKLENPGDDLISLLVNHVRSGDLELNEVAGMATLLLMAGHETTGNMISLGMFTLLEHPDQLEQIRQDPTLLPGAVEELLRFDDIIGNLPRTITADVEIGGHTFKEGDIVMVAMDAANRDPKVFDDPNTLNIRRDARSHIAFGYGIHVCLGAPLARVELQVVINALLQRIPTLKVAVPAEEVELKNDARIFGLKALPVTW, encoded by the coding sequence ATGGCGATCACCGAGCAAACAACCACCGCCCAGCCCGGCGGCTCCGACGCGGGAACCGCACAGCCCCCGGCGTTTCCGTTCAAGCGGACCTGTCCGTTCGCACCCGCGGCGGAGTACGCCGAGGTGGACGGGGTCACCGAGGTGTTGTTCAAGAACGTTCCGGCCTGGCTGGTCACCGATCACCAGAACGTGAAGGCCGTGCTGGCGGACCGCGCGGCAAGCGTGCAGAACATCCCAGACCCGTCGCGCGGCGACTCCGGAGATCAGGCCATGCCCGGCTTCTTCCTGGCGATGGATCCCCCGGAGCAGACTCGTCTGCGCAAGATGCTCGCCCGCGAGTTCACTCCGCGTCGCATGGAGGCCATGCGGCCGACGGTGGAGCGGATCGCCAACAACCTCATCGACGCGATGCTCGAGAAGCCCGGCACCGGCGACATCGTCGAGGACATCGCGCTTCCGTTGCCCTCGCTGGTGATCTGCGAACTCCTCGGTGTGCCCTACGACAAGCACGACTGGTTCCAGGTGGAGACCCGCAAGGTGCTGGATTCCGACGCCGCTCCGGAGGAAGTGAACGGCGCGATCATGGCGGTCATGCAGTACCTCGGCGAGCTCACGGCCAGCAAGCTGGAGAACCCCGGCGACGACCTGATCAGCCTGCTGGTCAACCACGTTCGCAGCGGCGACCTCGAACTGAACGAGGTGGCCGGCATGGCCACGCTGCTGCTGATGGCCGGCCACGAGACCACGGGCAACATGATCTCGCTGGGCATGTTCACCCTCCTCGAGCATCCCGATCAGCTCGAACAGATCCGGCAGGATCCCACGCTGCTGCCCGGCGCGGTCGAAGAACTGCTGCGCTTCGACGACATCATCGGCAACCTGCCACGGACGATTACCGCCGACGTGGAGATCGGTGGTCACACGTTCAAGGAGGGCGACATCGTCATGGTGGCCATGGATGCGGCCAACCGTGACCCGAAGGTCTTCGACGATCCCAATACCTTGAACATCCGCCGAGATGCGCGCAGCCACATCGCATTCGGATACGGCATCCACGTCTGCCTCGGCGCTCCCCTGGCGCGCGTCGAGTTGCAGGTCGTGATCAACGCGCTGCTGCAGCGGATCCCGACCCTCAAGGTTGCGGTGCCCGCCGAGGAGGTCGAGCTCAAGAACGACGCTCGGATCTTCGGACTCAAGGCGCTCCCCGTCACCTGGTGA
- a CDS encoding EthD domain-containing protein gives MSVPMVTFLMFIRKRPELSRAEFVDYYENKHIELIGRLVGGRPKAYRRHYAVEGDPLVHRLTVARGDRVADLAAVTELTFERYADAEAMVGRMLADDVLPQVLADERRFIAPEGISWLLTQRE, from the coding sequence ATGTCTGTACCCATGGTCACGTTCCTCATGTTTATCCGCAAGCGTCCAGAGCTGTCGCGCGCGGAGTTCGTCGATTACTACGAGAACAAACACATCGAACTCATCGGCCGACTCGTCGGCGGGCGCCCCAAGGCGTACCGGCGGCATTACGCCGTCGAGGGAGACCCGTTGGTGCACCGGCTGACGGTGGCGCGCGGCGATCGGGTGGCCGACCTCGCCGCCGTCACGGAGTTGACCTTCGAGCGCTACGCGGATGCCGAGGCCATGGTGGGGCGGATGCTGGCCGACGATGTCCTGCCGCAGGTTCTCGCTGATGAACGGCGGTTCATCGCGCCGGAAGGGATCAGCTGGCTGTTGACGCAGCGGGAGTGA
- a CDS encoding alkene reductase, translating to MTAPDLFSPATVGNRAIENRIWFAPCTRHRATIDEIPTPLMAQYYAQRAGAGVIVTEGVNPSPRGRGYDFVPAIYTDEHEAGWRPVTDAVHQRGGTIFMQLMHVGRLSFEEYQPAGAKPVAPSAIQPDPDFRGYTWTCPRPKRAFGQPRALTTAEIHEEIEWHAQAAVRAVRAGMDGIELHAASGYLVNQFLASSVNHRTDSYGGSVANRVRFLLEVVDAIVAAIGAHRTAVKLSPTFYFNDVRDDDWVATFSHAARELSSRGLAFLEVSDYGEYYSYQSETRAVGLMREHYDGFLVANGGYSRGTGADAVAAGHADAISYGALFIANPDLPERFRHGAPLTAPDPTTFYGPPTAQGYTDYPTWDPRAAVGADADSANLAADPSTFIPQADQRGS from the coding sequence ATGACAGCACCGGACCTGTTCTCACCGGCCACGGTCGGAAACCGAGCGATCGAGAATCGGATCTGGTTCGCGCCCTGCACACGGCACCGGGCGACCATCGACGAGATCCCCACGCCGCTGATGGCCCAGTACTACGCCCAGCGGGCCGGTGCCGGCGTCATCGTCACCGAAGGCGTCAACCCCTCGCCGCGCGGGCGCGGCTACGACTTCGTCCCCGCGATCTACACCGACGAACACGAGGCCGGGTGGCGGCCGGTCACCGACGCGGTCCACCAGCGCGGCGGCACGATCTTCATGCAGCTCATGCACGTGGGCCGGCTCTCGTTCGAGGAGTACCAACCGGCGGGCGCGAAGCCGGTGGCACCGTCGGCCATCCAGCCCGACCCCGACTTTCGCGGCTACACCTGGACCTGCCCGCGCCCGAAGCGCGCCTTCGGGCAACCCCGCGCATTGACCACGGCCGAAATTCACGAGGAGATCGAGTGGCACGCACAGGCCGCGGTGCGTGCCGTGCGCGCGGGGATGGACGGCATCGAATTGCACGCCGCGAGCGGCTACCTCGTCAACCAGTTCCTCGCGTCGAGCGTGAACCACCGCACGGACTCCTACGGCGGCTCGGTAGCCAACCGGGTTCGGTTCCTGCTGGAGGTGGTCGACGCCATCGTTGCGGCCATCGGCGCACACCGCACCGCAGTGAAGCTGTCCCCCACCTTTTATTTCAACGACGTTCGCGACGACGACTGGGTTGCCACCTTCAGCCACGCCGCGCGGGAGTTGAGTTCCCGGGGCCTGGCGTTCCTGGAGGTGTCCGATTATGGGGAGTACTACTCCTATCAATCGGAGACTCGCGCCGTCGGGTTGATGCGCGAGCATTACGACGGCTTCCTCGTCGCCAACGGCGGCTATTCGCGCGGCACCGGCGCGGACGCCGTGGCCGCCGGCCATGCGGACGCGATCTCGTATGGCGCGCTGTTCATCGCCAATCCGGACCTGCCCGAGCGGTTCCGGCACGGCGCACCGCTGACCGCCCCGGACCCGACGACCTTCTACGGTCCGCCGACCGCGCAGGGCTACACGGACTATCCGACCTGGGACCCGCGGGCGGCGGTCGGCGCAGACGCCGATTCGGCGAATCTCGCCGCCGACCCCTCGACGTTCATCCCGCAGGCCGACCAACGCGGGTCGTGA